The following are from one region of the Litorilinea aerophila genome:
- a CDS encoding Maf family protein, with protein sequence MTNETNETDIQLILASASPRRRQFLAELGFQFTVLAADIDETPLPGEAPVELARRLAEAKAQAVARQCREMGRPQPNAATLVVAADTVVALGDVLLGKPEDEADATRMLRTLRGRPHQVHSGVSVLRLDDGQQRTRVNSTTVHMRHYSDAEIRAYVASGDPLDKAGAYAIQHPTFAPASRVEGCVSGVIGLPLADLVALLADFGLAWQGSLPTLCGRHTSFPCCQLDGQPESIDRDRPS encoded by the coding sequence TTGACGAACGAAACCAATGAAACCGACATCCAGTTGATCCTGGCCTCCGCCAGCCCCAGACGCCGCCAGTTTCTGGCCGAGCTGGGGTTCCAGTTTACTGTCTTGGCGGCGGACATCGACGAGACGCCCCTGCCCGGCGAAGCGCCCGTGGAGCTGGCCCGGCGTCTGGCCGAAGCCAAGGCCCAGGCGGTGGCTCGCCAATGCCGGGAGATGGGCCGCCCCCAGCCCAACGCCGCGACCCTGGTGGTAGCCGCGGACACGGTGGTGGCCCTGGGCGATGTCCTGTTGGGGAAGCCCGAGGACGAGGCGGACGCAACCCGCATGTTGCGAACCCTGCGGGGCCGGCCCCATCAGGTCCACAGCGGAGTCAGCGTCCTGCGCCTGGACGACGGCCAGCAGCGGACCCGGGTCAACTCCACCACCGTCCACATGCGCCATTACAGCGACGCGGAGATCCGGGCCTATGTGGCCAGCGGCGATCCCCTGGACAAGGCCGGGGCCTATGCCATCCAGCACCCCACCTTTGCCCCGGCATCCCGGGTGGAGGGCTGCGTCTCTGGCGTCATCGGACTGCCCCTGGCCGACCTGGTGGCGCTGCTGGCCGACTTTGGCCTGGCCTGGCAAGGTTCATTGCCGACCCTCTGTGGCAGGCACACTTCCTTTCCCTGTTGCCAGCTGGATGGCCAGCCAGAAAGCATTGACAGGGATAGGCCCTCCTGA
- the rsgA gene encoding ribosome small subunit-dependent GTPase A, with translation MARRKYEPTYEYEEFEAEFESLAEEPRRGRKPKPKKASANLLPGIVIRARGHHYDVLLDAPDEAAQSGTQDGRAGDTVLLCEVRGRLLLEKGRDTLVAVGDRVWVMPHGKGRGWIERIEERHSVLSRQQPGTTVPAEDVILANPDQALVVFAVAQPEPHLRMLDRFLVIAEANELPAIICANKIDLTGEAQARSLFQPYEEIGYRVIYASAVTRAGIDELRDLLLDRITVVTGPSGVGKSSLLNAIHPDLNLRTGDLRDFLDKGRHTTRAAQLFHLPFGRRTFVADTPGIRELGLYEIDPADLGFYFVDIKPFVNDCRYPNCTHDHEPGCAVRAAVEAGKIRRERYESYLRLLHGDE, from the coding sequence TTGGCCAGACGGAAGTACGAGCCAACCTACGAATACGAAGAGTTCGAGGCCGAGTTTGAGTCCCTGGCGGAGGAGCCGCGGCGGGGGCGTAAGCCCAAGCCCAAGAAGGCATCCGCGAACCTGCTGCCGGGCATTGTGATTCGTGCCCGGGGCCACCACTACGACGTGCTGCTGGACGCCCCGGACGAGGCAGCCCAGAGCGGAACCCAGGATGGCAGGGCCGGCGACACAGTATTGCTCTGTGAAGTGCGGGGGCGGCTCCTGCTGGAGAAGGGGCGGGATACCCTGGTGGCCGTGGGCGACCGGGTGTGGGTGATGCCCCACGGCAAGGGCCGGGGCTGGATCGAGCGCATCGAAGAGCGCCACAGCGTCCTCAGCCGCCAACAGCCCGGCACCACGGTCCCCGCCGAGGACGTGATCCTGGCCAACCCGGATCAGGCCCTGGTGGTCTTCGCCGTGGCCCAGCCCGAGCCCCACCTGCGCATGCTGGATCGCTTCCTGGTCATCGCGGAGGCCAACGAGCTGCCCGCCATCATCTGCGCCAACAAGATCGATCTCACCGGCGAAGCGCAGGCCCGGTCCCTCTTCCAGCCCTACGAAGAGATCGGCTACCGGGTCATCTACGCCAGCGCCGTCACCCGGGCCGGCATCGACGAGCTCCGGGACCTGCTCCTGGACCGCATCACGGTGGTGACCGGTCCCAGCGGCGTGGGCAAGAGCAGCCTGCTCAACGCCATCCACCCGGACCTGAATTTGCGGACCGGCGACCTGCGGGACTTTCTGGACAAGGGCCGCCACACCACCCGGGCCGCCCAGCTCTTTCATCTGCCCTTCGGCCGACGGACCTTTGTGGCTGATACGCCTGGCATCCGGGAACTGGGCCTCTACGAGATCGACCCGGCCGATCTGGGTTTCTATTTTGTGGATATCAAGCCTTTCGTCAACGATTGTCGCTATCCCAACTGCACCCACGACCACGAGCCGGGCTGTGCGGTCCGGGCCGCGGTGGAGGCGGGCAAGATTCGACGGGAGCGCTACGAGAGTTATCTGCGCCTGTTGCACGGCGACGAATAG